One genomic segment of Bradyrhizobium prioriisuperbiae includes these proteins:
- a CDS encoding HAD family hydrolase, whose protein sequence is MITPDLIIFDCDGVLVDSEVLSCRCLSEVLAGYGITIGTAEIVRLFLGRNTAAVVQHYADAGRPIPSTFPDDFAAKVRETFQAALRPIEGIAGVLEGLQQDGRHIPYCLASSSALDRVSLSLSLTRLASYFGGRLYTSQMVKHGKPAPDLFLYAAERMGAEPRHTLVIEDSVSGVTAGKAAGMQVWGFVGGGHYGSHDGRGPLVEAGADRVFDRMADFWRADR, encoded by the coding sequence ATGATCACACCAGACCTCATTATTTTCGATTGCGACGGCGTGCTGGTGGACAGCGAGGTCCTGAGCTGCCGCTGTTTGTCCGAAGTGTTGGCTGGATACGGCATCACGATCGGCACGGCCGAGATCGTTCGTCTGTTTCTCGGCCGCAACACCGCGGCAGTGGTGCAGCATTACGCGGACGCGGGCCGGCCCATTCCCTCGACGTTCCCCGACGACTTCGCGGCCAAGGTGCGCGAGACATTTCAGGCTGCGCTGCGTCCGATCGAGGGTATCGCGGGCGTGCTGGAGGGTCTGCAGCAGGACGGTCGCCACATCCCGTACTGTCTTGCGTCGTCGAGTGCCCTCGATCGCGTGTCCCTGTCGTTGTCCTTGACAAGGCTTGCATCGTATTTCGGCGGCAGGCTCTATACCTCGCAGATGGTGAAGCACGGCAAGCCCGCGCCGGATCTGTTTCTGTACGCGGCCGAGCGAATGGGCGCGGAGCCGCGCCACACCCTGGTGATCGAGGACAGCGTCAGCGGTGTGACGGCAGGCAAGGCCGCGGGCATGCAGGTCTGGGGATTTGTCGGCGGTGGCCATTACGGCTCGCACGATGGCCGGGGCCCGCTGGTCGAGGCGGGAGCGGATCGCGTGTTCGACCGCATGGCGGATTTCTGGCGAGCGGATCGGTAG